Within Malus domestica chromosome 04, GDT2T_hap1, the genomic segment ATCTTCTGATTTTGTCTAATTGTTCTTTGATCACGGCGTGCAGCAGCCTAACCCTTTCGCTTCCGAACCTTTCATGATTCTCAACCTCTTGCACGAAACGATGAACATCTCCCATGGAACATCTCCAAGTAGCATCCAATCTCCATCTTTGTCTTCATAAGTAGGCACAAATTCTGATCGGTTATTATACCCTAATTTCTTCTCACAGTAATCACCAACCTTGAACTTGAACATGTCTTCCAATGCTTTAAGCAGCTCAGGATATCCTCTGTACACCTTCAAATCAATCTTTCTTAGATAAGGAGCTCCATCCATGCTTATCTTCACGTAGATGCCGGCTGCCTCCGCCTCGGTTTTCTTCGATT encodes:
- the IAA4 gene encoding auxin-responsive protein IAA3-like, producing the protein MAMFAQDLEATELRLGLPGTNDSEQNTSSPTLVSKSNKRPLQSDMNEDNDSSPANRSDEQISQPPPTKTQVVGWPPVRSYWKNCLQSKKTEAEAAGIYVKISMDGAPYLRKIDLKVYRGYPELLKALEDMFKFKVGDYCEKKLGYNNRSEFVPTYEDKDGDWMLLGDVPWEMFIVSCKRLRIMKGSEAKGLGCCTP